Proteins co-encoded in one Nicotiana sylvestris chromosome 7, ASM39365v2, whole genome shotgun sequence genomic window:
- the LOC138872961 gene encoding uncharacterized protein, with protein MGHIENMFKQMMEKNDGSISQFASHNTSIRNLEVKMGQIFQPLNTRPKGTLPSDTMVNPKGGNNTGHAMAVTTRSGKGGNAPTSSQRKLVDDEQVVKEDETPTNVVQANDEVQIDIDDNVEETQEEVNPSRDHVVDIPKQVVQKAKAPLPKPPQPYPQRLSKQNGENQFKKFIDMMKSLSINVPLVEALEQMPGYAKFMKDFVTNKWSMNFETIKVTHQVSAIVHLMAAKLEDLGAFTIPCTIGSAEFAKALCDIGATINLMPYSIFKTLRIGKPRPTSMRLQMADRTMCRPLGVIEDVLVRVDKFILLMDFVILDCEVDYEVPIILGIPFLAMGKPLVDVESRELTFWIGDEKVIFHVCKSMRQPNSNELYSFMDLVTDVIIDETSVVMNVDDTLEAVLLKFDDDEMDGFVEYVNSLQRMGSYTYEPCKLSLDLENRTTPPTKPSIEEPPILELKPFPPHLRYEFLGPSSTLPVIFSSCLTNLQVDSTLAVQ; from the coding sequence atggggcATATAGAGAATATGTTCAagcaaatgatggagaagaatgacGGCTCCATTTCCCAATTTGCCTCCCACAATACATCTATCCGTAACTTGGAAGTTAAAATGGGACAAATCTTTCAACCTCTAAATACTCGTCCTAAGGGGACACTACCAAGTGACACAatggtgaacccaaagggtgggaacaacacaGGACATGCCATGGCCGTTACTACAAGGAGTGGAAAAGGTGGGAATGCACCCACCTCTAGTCAAAGGAAGCTTGTGGATGATGAGCAAGTGGTAAAAGAAGATGAGACCCCGACCAATGTGGTGCAAGCAAATGATGAAGTgcagattgatattgatgacaatgtggaagagactcaagaggaagtgaacccgtctagggatcaCGTTGTTGACATACCGAAACAGGTAGtgcaaaaggctaaggcaccattgcctaagcctccccaaccatatcctcaaaggctttCCAAGCAAAATGGCgagaatcaattcaaaaagttcattgacatgatgaagagtctcTCAATTAATGTGCCATTGGTTGAAGCTTTGGAGCAAATGCCCGGTTACGCAAAGTTTATGAAGGATTTTGTGACAAATAAGTGGTCGATGAATTTTGAAACTATCAAagtcactcatcaagtgagtgcaattgtgcattTAATGGCTGCTAAATTGGAAGATCTTGGTGCTTTCACAATCccttgtaccattggaagtgctgagtttgctaaagctctttgtgataTTGGGGCAactatcaatttgatgccctattcgattttcaaaactttacgaattgggaaaccaagacccacatctatgagattacaaatggccgATCGTACCATGTGTAGACCCTTGGGAGTGATTGAGGATGTGttggttcgtgttgataaattcattctccTAATGGATTTTGTCAttcttgattgtgaggttgactATGAGGTGCCGATTATCCTTGGTATACCTTTCCTTGCTATGGGAAAGCCTCTAGTTGATGTTGAATCCAGAGAACTTACCTTCTGgattggtgatgaaaaagtgattTTCCATGTTTGTAAGTCCATGAGGCAACCCAATAGCAATGAGCTGTATTCTTTCATGGATTTGGTGACCGATGTGATTATAGATGAAACAAGTGTTGTGATGAATGTTGATGATACATTGGAGGCCGTCTTGCTCAAATTTGATGATGACGAGATGGATGGATTCGTGGAATATGTGAACTCTTTGCAAAGAAtggggtcgtacacttatgaaccctgcaaattgtccttggatcttgaaaataggacaactcctcctacaaagccttcaattgaagAACCTCCTatcttggagttgaagccatttcctccacatcttcggtatgaatttcttggcccttcttctactttaccagttattttttcctcttgtttgactaacttGCAGGTAGACTCTACATTGGCGGTGCAATAA
- the LOC138872960 gene encoding uncharacterized protein gives MNANGTDWSKKFDDALWAYRMALDPLKYIFQKPMPTGKLAMWQILLSEFNIIYVTQKEEKTLLKHMMDGGCFLTEPQISKEWALEQFWYQKWVSIIRYLLNLDFPYTNNMAKYEACILGLNMAVDMNIQELLVISDSDLLVHQVQGELATKNCKILPYLHHVQELRKRFTKIEFQHMPRIQNEFADVLSTLSYRIQHPDKNYIDPISVRIHNQPAYCAHVEEEADGKPWFHDIREYLSKGEYLEHANHI, from the exons ATGAATGCTAACGGGACGGATTGGTCCAAGAAATttgatgatgcattatgggcttACCGGATGGCTTTGGATCCcctaaagtacatattccagaaacccatgccgaccGGGAAGTTAGCTATGTGgcagatactactaagtgagttcaatatcatctacgtaactcagaaggag gagaagacattactgaagcatatgaTGGATGGAGGATGTTTTTTGACGGAgccacaaatttcaaaggagtgggcattggagcagttttggtatcagaaatgggttagcattatccggtatctgctaaacttagattttccctacaccaacaacatggcaaagtatgaagcttgcatattAGGGCTCAATATGGcagttgacatgaacattcaggagttgttggtgattagtgattcagatttgcttgtgcaccaagtACAAGGAGAATTGGCCACCAAGAATtgcaagatattgccatatctgcaccatgtgcaggaattgagaaagaggtttacaaagatagaattccaacatatgcccagaattcagaacgaGTTTGCCGACGTATTGTCCACTTTGTCATATaggatacaacatccagataagaactacattgatcccatttcggtgaggatccataatcagccggcatattgtgctcatgtagaggaagaagcagatggaaagccttggttccatgacatcagggAATACTTATCGAAAGGAGAATACCTGGAGCATGCAAATCATATCTAG